The following proteins are encoded in a genomic region of Poecilia reticulata strain Guanapo linkage group LG11, Guppy_female_1.0+MT, whole genome shotgun sequence:
- the dclk3 gene encoding serine/threonine-protein kinase DCLK3, whose protein sequence is MKARNGGEVARNTKWGVAGPPVPLLKRAGWAPQPWPLRPHQVERVYRPLIPPPHPPLFHTRHAEESAERPHLVTIVRPCSQNGLRKVTVLLNRRAVVSFEQLLLDLSEALGFPRWHRGRVTRLYTTHAREVRGVCDFFRGEVAFLALGKARPVLNSVQDALEELFPEHSHYRADALRVWEKKLRPAPDKAAKADSGYSEETENTGKVQEAQRDTRTHVKNHTDAHTSQHADKNQQGQYIPDSQKSNKKNSSKKPAYLPNNLQKLRVRGEVKERHPSPIGPFKHNEVLRDTDIPSPILCENCLATRSRPLAPGLIGTLSGRVPLPPVSKKQKGSHHTGQEVKPSDVSNSPSSPQVSKDEEKSCAPSQLLRPAPHVASAHTEAQLADSCILPSEGTGHTLADIERCYEIGRLIGDGNFAVVRECRRRDDGQPVAVKIVERSKLVGREHMMQNELSLLGSLSHPRIVRLLAHHHTRTHSYLVMELVSGGDLFEAINEKGKFPEPEAGRMVLDVSEALNYIHCRSIVHRDLKPENLLIEKVSAGIGRLKLGDFGLAMVVTEPVFTICGTPTYVAPEILCETGYGVAVDVWALGVILYILLCGFAPFRSRDRDQEELFKLIKHAELHLPSPYWDSISEEAKGLVRSLLKPDPTVRLTAEQILQHKWVKAMASVCSQRALSDKTKRDSADSKAELHRATPTKAAESLANQIAGNSGTKKEISPRRHDEFTTRGQDQNKTPLVQSEDMSTIDTAASQKKKQTPLYETACQKNPETISAEQHSTENIQDSGQKLTNVDLLNQSDSSITQTEPSSQNKLQSKQNGEQQ, encoded by the exons ATGAAGGCCAGGAATGGAGGTGAAGTGGCACGAAACACTAAATGGGGAGTGGCAG GGCCCCCTGTGCCCTTATTGAAGCGTGCTGGTTGGGCCCCTCAGCCTTGGCCCCTACGCCCACACCAAGTGGAGCGGGTATACAGGCCCCTCATCCCTCCTCCTCACCCACCGCTCTTCCACACAAGGCATGCGGAGGAAAGCGCTGAGCGGCCTCATCTGGTCACTATTGTCCGCCCATGTAGTCAAAACGGACTGCGGAAG GTGACGGTGCTACTGAACCGCAGGGCCGTGGTGTCATTTGAGCAGCTGCTCCTGGATCTCTCAGAAGCGTTGGGGTTTCCTCGCTGGCACAGAGGAAGAGTCACTCGTCTGTACACGACACACGCTCGAGAG gtaAGGGGTGTGTGTGATTTCTTCCGTGGTGAAGTGGCCTTCTTGGCTCTCGGAAAGGCCCGCCCCGTGCTGAACAGTGTGCAGGATGCCCTGGAGGAACTTTTTCCAGAACATTCCCATTACCGCGCCGATGCCCTGCGGGTCTGGGAGAAGAAACTCCGGCCAGCGCCAGATAAAGCTGCTAAAGCTGACAGTGGCTACAGCGAGGAGACGGAAAACACTGGGAAAGTGCAAGAGGCGCAACGAGACACACGTACGCATGTCAAGAATCATACTGATGCTCACACGTCTCAACACGCAGACAAAAATCAGCAAGGACAATATATTCCTGACTCCCAGAAGTCAAATAAGAAGAACTCTTCCAAAAAACCAGCTTACCTTCCAAACAACCTCCAGAAGTTGCGTGTTAGGGGAGAAGTCAAAGAGAGACATCCTTCTCCTATTGGTCCATTCAAGCATAATGAGGTTCTCAGAGACACAGATATCCCCTCTCCTATTCTGTGTGAGAACTGCTTGGCGACAAGGTCAAGACCTCTGGCTCCAGGACTGATCGGTACTCTATCAGGAAGGGTCCCTCTCCCTCCTGTGTCAAAGAAGCAGAAAGGAAGCCATCACACAGGTCAAGAGGTGAAGCCGTCAGATGTTTCTAACAGTCCCTCGTCTCCTCAAGTCAGCAAAGACGAGGAGAAGAGCTGTGCACCATCGCAGCTTCTACGTCCAGCTCCACATGTGGCTTCAGCTCACACAGAAGCACAACTTGCAGACAGCTGCATCCTCCCCTCCGAGGGCACAGGTCATACCCTGGCTGACATCGAGCGCTGCTATGAAATCGGCCGTTTGATCGGAGACGGGAACTTTGCCGTGGTGCGGGAGTGCCGTCGGCGTGACGATGGCCAACCCGTCGCCGTGAAGATCGTGGAGCGCTCCAAGCTGGTCGGTCGAGAGCACATGATGCAGAACGAGCTGAGCCTCCTCGGTAGTCTGAGTCACCCCCGTATCGTGCGGCTGCTGGCCCACCACCACACCCGTACGCACTCCTACCTGGTGATGGAGCTGGTGAGCGGAGGGGATCTGTTTGAGGCCATCAATGAGAAGGGGAAGTTTCCAGAGCCCGAGGCCGGACGGATGGTTTTGGACGTGAGCGAAGCGCTGAACTACATCCACTGCAGGAGCATCGTCCACAGAGACCTGAAACCTGAAAATTTACTG ATAGAGAAAGTATCCGCTGGCATCGGTCGGCTGAAGTTGGGGGACTTCGGCCTGGCTATGGTGGTAACAGAACCGGTCTTCACCATATGTGGCACACCGACGTACGTGGCCCCAGAGATCCTCTGCGAAACAG GGTACGGCGTAGCAGTGGATGTTTGGGCTCTGGGGGTGATTCTTTATATCCTGCTGTGTGGCTTCGCCCCGTTCCGCAGCCGGGATCGGGATCAGGAGGAGCTCTTCAAGCTAATAAAACACGCAGAACTTCATTTACCTTCACCCTACTGGGACTCCATCTCAGAAG AAGCTAAAGGTCTTGTCAGATCTCTGCTTAAACCAGACCCCACAGTGAGGCTGACGGCAGAGCAGATCCTCCAGCACAAATGGGTGAAGGCCATGGCTTCAGTCTGCAGCCAGAGGGCGCTCTCTGACAAAACTAAGAGGGACTCAGCAGATAGTAAAGCAGAACTGCACAGAGCAACTccaacaaaagcagcagaatcaCTGGCGAATCAAATAGCAGGAAACTCTGGCACCAAGAAGGAAATATCCCCCAGGAGACATGATGAATTCACAACAAGAGGACAAGACCAGAACAAAACTCCACTGGTCCAATCAGAAGATATGAGCACTATCGACACTGCGGCTTcccagaagaagaagcaaacaCCTCTATATGAAACAGCTTGtcaaaaaaacccagaaactaTCTCTGCAGAGCAGCACAGCACGGAAAACATTCAGGATTCTGGTCAAAAGCTCACAAATGTGGACCTTTTAAATCAAAGTGACTCCTCCATAACTCAAACCGAGCCTTCATCCCAGAATAAACTGCAGTCCAAGCAGAACGGGGAACAGCAGTGA
- the fabp3 gene encoding fatty acid-binding protein, heart — protein sequence MVEAFVGTWNLKESEQFDEYMKELGVGFATRKIGNMTKPTTIISVDDDTVTVKTQSSIKNTELSFKIGKEFDETTADDRKVKSLVTVEDGKLVHVQKWDGKETSLVREVDGNKLTLTLKIGEVVCTRRYEKAE from the exons ATGGTCGAGGCTTTCGTGGGCACGTGGAACCTGAAGGAGAGCGAGCAATTTGATGAATACATGAAAGAGCTGG GTGTGGGCTTTGCGACGCGCAAGATAGGCAACATGACTAAACCCACCACAATTATCTCTGTGGATGACGACACGGTGACCGTGAAGACCCAGAGCAGTATTAAGAACACGGAGCTTTCCTTTAAGATCGGAAAGGAGTTTGACGAGACCACCGCAGATGACAGGAAGGTCAAG tCCCTAGTGACAGTGGAGGACGGCAAGTTGGTACACGTACAGAAGTGGGACGGTAAAGAGACCAGTTTGGTCAGGGAAGTTGACGGAAACAAGCTCACATTG ACACTTAAAATCGGAGAGGTGGTTTGCACACGTCGCTATGAGAAAGCCGAGTGA